A genome region from Segatella copri includes the following:
- a CDS encoding TonB-dependent receptor, translating to MLKRLHLLLALFILTVNAAMAQITTSGISGKISSNGETVIGATVTATHQPSGTVYRAVTNVDGRYTIQGMRPGGPYKVSISYIGYKDKVFNNVSLNLGESQNLSCSLQEDAKQLQEVVVSGKAGLNGTKTGAAMSINAQQIADMPSISHSIADVARLNPQLTTNGQSGSMSFAGMNNRYNSFQIDGVMNNDVFGLTANGSNGGQAGSQPVSMETIDQIQVNIAPFDVRQGGFTGGAINAVTKSGTNEFHGSGYFYGNNQDLVGRHYKNMDGTYAQPYDDEKETLFGFTLGGPIIKNKLFFFANYENSEKSYPTQYTIDSPDVKFNPDLAQDLMSKIYDLANRQGYDYATSWADKDKNVKSQKAGLKLDWNINEFNKFSVRWSYVDAKQTLGLGGIATLNTTDHLYDFKSKTHSFSAELQSRISPNLSNEARVSYVRVRDERTSGQPAPSITIYKVGNGTMNIGNEYSSMANGLKQDIYTLEDNFTWYKGNHTLTFGTHNELYKFSNLFLQNLYGCYYFDTPEDFLNYYNGCGADGFGGDGKYIKNFYFTQANVEVTGNPRWAPEFSAAQLGFYVQDKWDVTDSFQLTYGLRMDMPLFFDTPAENAKFNEWAAGKGYGFKTNQKLASTPMWSPRVGFRWDIEKNRKYILRGGIGVFTGRIPFVWLSNNFTNTGVQTSSYSAKNNSAVQLIMDPNKQTQNADNLKATGSQLINVFDKDFKFTQTMRVNLGFDFNLLGIDWTAEGIFSKSLNDVYYKNLAYEESGKTLSQTSYMNWDNRPLYTKVADAKSFTNIYAMYNTSKGYSYSLSLSAAKHFAFGLDLNASYTFTHSESVSSMTSSVAQSNWRNTHTYRFSNNPELANSGYNVPHTVKASAFYHFNWGTNKLFTTTVGLIYQGQSGSPYSLVYSGDINGDNGTSNDLIFIPTDAQVDQMKFLGTDAYTAEQQRANLKQWLATTRYVKDHRGEYFERYGDNLPFESHFDFHFGQKFGIRTGKYVHALELTLDIMNVANLLNKDWGRTFSSGYNSEFVSPITYKGDGVFQFANPSDMPLKYPSSYYSRWRGQVGLKYTF from the coding sequence ATGCTGAAAAGATTGCATTTACTTCTGGCTTTGTTCATCCTGACGGTGAACGCTGCAATGGCTCAGATTACCACTTCAGGCATTAGTGGTAAGATTTCTTCCAATGGCGAAACCGTTATTGGTGCTACAGTTACTGCTACACACCAGCCATCTGGTACTGTGTATCGTGCTGTAACAAATGTAGATGGTCGCTATACTATTCAGGGTATGCGTCCAGGTGGTCCTTACAAGGTAAGTATCTCTTATATCGGATATAAGGACAAGGTTTTCAACAATGTCAGTCTGAACTTGGGTGAAAGCCAAAATCTCTCTTGCTCTCTTCAGGAAGATGCCAAGCAGCTTCAGGAGGTTGTTGTTTCGGGTAAGGCTGGTCTGAATGGTACGAAGACCGGTGCGGCCATGAGTATCAATGCTCAGCAGATAGCTGATATGCCTTCTATCTCGCACAGTATTGCGGATGTGGCTCGCCTGAATCCACAGCTTACTACAAACGGGCAGTCTGGTTCTATGTCATTTGCCGGTATGAACAACCGTTATAATTCATTCCAGATTGATGGTGTGATGAATAACGACGTGTTCGGTCTTACTGCTAATGGCAGTAATGGCGGTCAGGCTGGATCTCAGCCTGTTTCTATGGAGACTATTGACCAGATTCAGGTAAATATCGCTCCTTTCGATGTTCGCCAGGGTGGTTTTACCGGTGGTGCCATCAACGCGGTAACCAAGAGCGGTACCAATGAATTCCATGGAAGTGGCTATTTCTATGGAAACAACCAGGATTTGGTAGGTCGTCATTATAAGAATATGGATGGTACCTATGCTCAGCCTTATGATGATGAGAAGGAAACTTTGTTCGGATTTACGCTCGGTGGTCCAATCATCAAAAACAAACTCTTCTTCTTCGCAAACTATGAGAATTCAGAAAAGTCGTACCCAACTCAGTATACCATCGATTCTCCAGATGTTAAGTTTAATCCGGATTTGGCTCAGGACTTGATGTCTAAGATTTATGACTTGGCTAACCGTCAGGGGTATGATTATGCAACTTCATGGGCAGATAAGGATAAGAACGTGAAGAGCCAGAAAGCTGGTTTGAAGTTGGATTGGAATATCAACGAGTTCAACAAGTTCTCTGTACGTTGGAGTTATGTTGATGCTAAGCAGACGCTTGGTCTGGGTGGTATTGCTACATTGAATACTACCGACCACTTGTATGATTTCAAATCTAAAACTCATTCTTTCTCAGCAGAGTTGCAGAGCCGCATCTCTCCAAACCTGAGCAATGAGGCACGTGTATCTTACGTTCGTGTTCGTGATGAGCGTACTTCTGGTCAGCCTGCACCATCTATCACTATCTATAAGGTAGGAAATGGTACCATGAATATCGGTAATGAATATTCCTCAATGGCTAATGGATTGAAACAGGACATTTATACCCTCGAAGATAACTTTACATGGTACAAGGGTAATCATACACTGACATTCGGTACACATAATGAGCTTTACAAGTTCTCTAACCTCTTCCTTCAGAATCTCTATGGATGCTATTATTTTGATACTCCTGAAGATTTTCTGAATTATTATAATGGTTGTGGAGCCGATGGTTTTGGAGGTGATGGTAAGTATATCAAGAACTTCTACTTCACACAGGCTAATGTTGAGGTGACTGGTAATCCTCGTTGGGCACCAGAGTTTAGCGCAGCTCAGCTGGGCTTTTATGTACAGGACAAGTGGGATGTGACAGACAGCTTCCAGCTCACCTATGGTCTCCGTATGGATATGCCTCTGTTCTTTGATACTCCTGCCGAGAATGCTAAGTTCAATGAGTGGGCAGCAGGTAAGGGATATGGTTTCAAGACCAATCAGAAACTTGCCAGTACACCAATGTGGAGCCCTCGTGTAGGTTTCCGTTGGGATATTGAAAAGAACCGCAAATATATACTTCGTGGAGGTATCGGTGTATTCACTGGTCGTATTCCTTTCGTCTGGTTGAGCAACAACTTTACGAATACTGGTGTGCAGACATCTTCTTACTCTGCAAAAAATAATTCTGCTGTGCAGCTCATCATGGATCCTAACAAGCAGACTCAGAATGCAGATAATCTGAAGGCTACCGGTAGCCAGCTGATCAATGTGTTTGACAAGGATTTCAAGTTCACTCAGACTATGCGTGTTAACCTTGGTTTCGATTTCAATCTCCTGGGTATCGACTGGACTGCTGAGGGTATCTTCAGCAAGAGTCTGAATGATGTTTATTACAAGAACTTGGCTTATGAGGAGTCTGGTAAGACCTTGTCTCAGACCTCTTACATGAACTGGGATAACCGTCCTCTTTATACAAAGGTGGCAGATGCTAAGTCGTTTACCAACATCTATGCAATGTATAATACCAGCAAGGGCTATAGCTACAGCCTGTCTTTGTCAGCAGCTAAGCACTTTGCGTTCGGTCTTGATCTGAATGCATCTTATACATTCACTCACTCAGAGTCTGTAAGCAGTATGACCTCATCTGTTGCTCAGAGCAACTGGCGTAATACTCATACTTATCGCTTCTCAAACAACCCAGAGTTGGCTAATAGTGGTTATAATGTGCCTCATACAGTGAAGGCTTCTGCTTTCTATCACTTCAACTGGGGAACCAACAAGTTGTTTACCACTACTGTAGGTCTTATCTACCAGGGTCAGAGCGGTTCTCCTTACTCTCTCGTTTATAGTGGAGATATCAACGGAGATAATGGTACAAGTAATGACTTGATTTTCATCCCTACAGATGCGCAGGTAGACCAAATGAAGTTCTTGGGTACAGATGCTTATACTGCTGAGCAGCAGCGTGCTAATTTGAAGCAGTGGCTTGCTACTACTCGTTATGTGAAGGATCATCGTGGTGAGTACTTCGAGCGTTATGGTGATAACTTGCCATTCGAGAGTCATTTCGACTTCCACTTCGGTCAGAAGTTTGGCATCCGTACAGGTAAGTATGTACATGCTTTGGAACTTACTCTGGATATCATGAACGTGGCTAACCTCCTGAACAAGGATTGGGGCCGTACCTTCAGTAGTGGTTATAACAGCGAGTTTGTTTCTCCTATCACGTACAAGGGTGATGGTGTATTCCAGTTCGCTAACCCATCAGATATGCCTCTCAAGTATCCTAGCTCATACTATAGCCGCTGGCGTGGCCAGGTTGGTTTGAAGTATACATTCTAA
- the pflB gene encoding formate C-acetyltransferase, with product MKTEWRGFKGNMWQSEVNLRDFIQNNYTCYDGDESFLAEPTQATNTLWGMLKELQKEERAKGGVLDMETEIVSGLTAYGAAYIGEGTKDLEKVVGLQTDKPLKRAFMPYGGIKMAEQACTTYGYQPSEKLHEIFHKYCKTHNDGVFDAYTPEMKLVRHNHILTGLPDTYGRGRIVGDYRRVALYGIDFLIEEKKNDLANMGDREMIDDVIRLREEVSMQIKALKGLKEMAQLYGYDISQPAKNAREAVQWLYFGYLGAVKTQNGAAMSVGRISTFLDIYIQRDLNEGTLTEDEAQELIDHLVMKFRMVKFARIPSYNELFTGDPVWATLEVAGMGQDGRSMVTKNDFRFLHTLENMGPSPEPNLTVLYSSRLPKAFKHYASLISVKTSSIQYENDDVMRPVWGDDYSICCCVSATQTGKEMQFFGARANLAKCLTYAVSGGVDSKTREQCGPKYRAVEGDVLTYEEFMPRFMDMMDWLAGVYVKTLNLIHYMHDKYFYEAAELALIDTDVRRTFATGIAGFSHVVDSISAIKYAKVNIIRDETGFPLSFKTEGDFPRYGNDDERADEIAVWLLKTFMNMIKKHHTYRNSEPTTSILTITSNVVYGKYTSNMPDGRPAGAPLAPGANPSYGAEKNGLLASLNSVAKLPYEYALDGISNTQTISPGALGHNDEERAQTLVGVLDGYFNQGSHHLNVNVFGIDKLKDAMEHPEKEEYQNFTIRVSGYAVKFIDLTREQQLDVIARQAHERL from the coding sequence ATGAAAACAGAATGGAGAGGTTTCAAAGGAAACATGTGGCAGAGTGAAGTGAATCTTCGTGATTTCATTCAGAACAACTACACTTGTTATGACGGCGATGAGTCGTTCCTTGCAGAACCAACTCAGGCAACTAACACCCTTTGGGGTATGTTGAAGGAACTCCAGAAGGAGGAGCGCGCCAAGGGTGGTGTGCTTGATATGGAAACAGAAATCGTTTCAGGATTGACAGCTTATGGTGCTGCTTATATCGGTGAAGGTACAAAGGATTTGGAGAAAGTGGTAGGTCTTCAGACTGATAAGCCTTTGAAGCGTGCCTTCATGCCTTACGGTGGTATCAAGATGGCGGAGCAGGCTTGTACAACATATGGCTATCAGCCATCAGAGAAGCTCCACGAAATCTTCCACAAGTATTGCAAAACTCATAATGATGGCGTATTCGATGCTTATACTCCAGAGATGAAACTCGTTCGCCATAACCACATTCTTACCGGTCTTCCTGATACATACGGTCGCGGCCGTATCGTGGGTGACTACCGTCGTGTGGCTCTTTATGGTATCGACTTTCTCATCGAGGAGAAGAAGAACGACCTCGCTAACATGGGCGACCGTGAGATGATTGACGACGTTATCCGTCTTCGTGAAGAGGTTTCTATGCAGATCAAGGCTCTCAAGGGCTTGAAGGAGATGGCTCAGTTGTATGGTTACGACATCTCTCAGCCTGCCAAGAACGCTCGCGAGGCTGTTCAGTGGTTGTACTTCGGTTACCTCGGAGCTGTGAAGACTCAGAATGGTGCTGCGATGTCTGTAGGCCGTATCTCTACATTCCTCGACATCTATATCCAGCGCGACTTGAACGAGGGTACTCTTACCGAGGATGAGGCTCAGGAGCTCATCGACCACTTGGTCATGAAGTTCCGTATGGTTAAGTTCGCCCGTATCCCTTCTTACAACGAACTCTTCACCGGCGACCCAGTTTGGGCTACTCTCGAAGTAGCTGGTATGGGTCAGGATGGCCGCTCAATGGTTACCAAGAACGACTTCCGTTTCCTCCACACATTGGAGAACATGGGTCCTTCACCAGAGCCAAACTTGACAGTACTCTATAGCTCTCGCTTGCCAAAGGCATTCAAGCACTACGCTTCTTTGATTTCTGTAAAGACAAGTTCTATCCAGTATGAGAACGATGACGTAATGCGCCCAGTTTGGGGTGACGACTATAGCATCTGCTGCTGTGTATCTGCTACTCAGACAGGTAAGGAAATGCAGTTCTTCGGTGCACGTGCCAACTTGGCTAAGTGCTTGACCTACGCTGTATCTGGCGGTGTTGATTCAAAGACACGCGAGCAGTGTGGTCCTAAGTATCGCGCCGTTGAGGGTGATGTATTGACATACGAGGAGTTCATGCCACGTTTCATGGATATGATGGACTGGTTGGCTGGCGTTTATGTGAAGACATTGAACCTCATCCACTACATGCACGATAAGTACTTCTACGAGGCAGCAGAGTTGGCGCTCATCGATACAGATGTTCGTCGTACTTTCGCTACAGGTATCGCTGGTTTCAGCCACGTGGTTGACTCTATCTCAGCTATCAAGTATGCCAAGGTAAACATCATTCGTGATGAGACCGGTTTCCCTCTCAGCTTCAAGACCGAGGGCGACTTCCCACGTTACGGTAACGATGATGAGCGTGCTGATGAGATTGCAGTATGGTTGCTCAAGACCTTCATGAACATGATCAAGAAGCATCATACATACCGCAATTCTGAGCCTACTACATCTATCCTGACTATCACATCAAATGTAGTATACGGTAAGTACACCAGCAACATGCCTGATGGTCGTCCAGCCGGTGCTCCATTGGCTCCAGGTGCTAACCCATCTTACGGTGCAGAGAAGAACGGTCTTTTGGCTTCATTGAACTCAGTAGCTAAGTTGCCATACGAGTATGCTCTTGATGGTATCTCTAATACTCAGACCATCAGCCCTGGTGCTCTCGGTCACAACGATGAGGAGCGTGCCCAGACATTGGTAGGTGTATTGGATGGTTACTTCAACCAGGGTTCTCACCACCTGAACGTGAACGTATTCGGTATCGACAAGCTCAAGGATGCGATGGAGCATCCAGAGAAGGAAGAGTACCAGAACTTTACTATCCGTGTGAGTGGTTACGCTGTTAAGTTCATCGACTTGACACGTGAGCAGCAGCTCGACGTAATCGCTCGTCAGGCTCACGAGAGACTCTAA
- a CDS encoding thiamine phosphate synthase — translation MNKSLALAHFQTSFQFITHQNERFSYLEGAYLALIGGCDWIQLRMKGATDEEVEPIAHKLKLACEGAGATFILDDRVELVKKLQIDGVHLGKNDMPVDEARKFLGDEFIIGGTANTFDDIRRLHEQGADYIGCGPFRYTTTKEKLSPVLGIEGYRQIIEQMRENKISLPMVAIGGLTPDDIDPLAELGIGVAMSGTILNAENPVTMTRQIHDKCFGLFIENLNHFFENQ, via the coding sequence ATGAACAAGTCTTTAGCATTAGCTCATTTTCAGACGAGCTTTCAGTTTATCACGCATCAGAACGAACGCTTCTCTTATCTCGAAGGAGCCTATCTAGCACTTATCGGAGGATGTGATTGGATTCAGCTTCGCATGAAAGGTGCTACCGATGAAGAGGTTGAGCCTATAGCCCATAAGTTAAAGTTGGCTTGCGAGGGTGCCGGTGCAACTTTTATCCTCGACGACCGTGTAGAACTGGTGAAGAAGTTACAGATAGATGGTGTACATCTTGGGAAGAATGATATGCCGGTTGATGAGGCCCGTAAGTTCCTGGGTGATGAATTCATTATCGGAGGCACAGCCAATACTTTTGATGATATTCGTCGTTTGCATGAACAGGGGGCTGACTATATCGGTTGTGGTCCGTTCCGCTATACTACTACCAAGGAGAAACTCTCTCCGGTGTTGGGTATAGAAGGTTATCGCCAGATTATTGAGCAGATGAGGGAGAATAAAATCTCTCTGCCTATGGTAGCTATCGGAGGTTTGACTCCAGACGATATAGATCCGCTTGCAGAATTGGGCATCGGTGTGGCAATGAGCGGTACCATCCTGAATGCGGAGAACCCTGTTACCATGACACGTCAGATTCATGACAAGTGTTTCGGATTATTCATCGAAAATCTCAATCACTTTTTTGAGAATCAGTAG
- a CDS encoding formate--tetrahydrofolate ligase → MLTDIEIAKSVKLRPINEVAAELGIHEDQVENYGRYIAKITTARIDRNKFKNHHLILVTAISPTKAGNGKTTVSVGLALGMQKIGKKAVVALREPSLGPCFGMKGGAAGGGYAQVLPMDKINLHFTGDFHAITEANNMISALLDNYRFQHEAEGFKLKKILWRRVMDVNDRGLRRIITGIGDKNGIETESGFDITPASEIMAIMCFATSIDDLRRRIDNILLGITEDDKPFTVKDMGVGGSIVALLLDALKPNLVQTTEGTPAFVHCGPFANIAHGCNSVMATAAALEYGDYAITEAGFGADLGAEKFYDIKCRKTGLQPDLTVLVVTLQALKMHGGVAQEDIKKPNIAGMEAGYWNLDKHVKNLQSFGQTVVIAFNKFATDTDEEIEVLRKHCEEMGCGFAVNSAFAEGGNGAIELANLVVKTIDERPSAPLYFAYDDNDSVEEKIEKVAFNLYGAGSVTLSDSAKAMIEEIKKLGAEKFPICIAKTQYSFSTDAKAYGPTEGFELHVRDITVNMGAEMIVVIAGPIMRMPGLPKSPQAERIDVVNGEITGLS, encoded by the coding sequence ATGTTAACAGATATTGAAATAGCTAAATCGGTAAAATTGCGCCCTATCAATGAAGTGGCAGCAGAACTTGGAATTCACGAAGACCAAGTGGAAAACTACGGCCGTTACATCGCTAAGATTACTACGGCCAGAATTGACAGAAACAAGTTTAAGAACCATCACCTCATCCTCGTTACCGCTATCAGTCCTACCAAGGCTGGTAATGGCAAGACCACCGTATCCGTGGGTCTCGCCCTGGGTATGCAGAAGATTGGCAAGAAGGCTGTAGTGGCTCTTCGCGAACCATCTCTGGGTCCTTGCTTCGGCATGAAGGGTGGTGCTGCAGGTGGCGGTTATGCCCAGGTTTTGCCTATGGATAAGATTAATCTCCATTTCACTGGCGATTTCCATGCCATCACAGAGGCCAACAACATGATCTCTGCCCTTCTGGACAATTACCGTTTCCAGCACGAAGCAGAGGGTTTCAAACTCAAGAAGATTCTTTGGCGTCGCGTCATGGATGTGAACGATAGAGGCTTGCGCCGCATCATCACCGGTATAGGAGATAAGAACGGCATCGAGACAGAGTCTGGTTTCGATATTACGCCAGCTTCTGAGATTATGGCTATCATGTGTTTCGCAACAAGCATCGATGATCTTCGTCGCCGTATCGATAATATTCTCCTGGGCATCACCGAGGATGACAAGCCATTTACCGTAAAGGATATGGGTGTAGGTGGCAGTATCGTAGCTCTTCTTCTCGATGCTTTGAAGCCAAATCTGGTTCAGACAACAGAGGGTACACCGGCATTTGTTCATTGCGGTCCTTTTGCCAACATTGCTCATGGCTGCAATTCCGTCATGGCTACTGCTGCTGCTCTTGAGTATGGCGACTATGCTATTACAGAGGCAGGATTCGGTGCAGATCTCGGTGCAGAGAAGTTCTATGACATCAAATGCCGCAAGACAGGTTTGCAACCAGACCTCACCGTTCTCGTTGTTACCCTCCAGGCATTGAAGATGCATGGTGGTGTAGCTCAGGAAGATATCAAGAAGCCAAATATCGCAGGTATGGAAGCCGGTTACTGGAACCTCGACAAGCACGTAAAGAACCTGCAGAGCTTTGGTCAGACTGTAGTGATTGCATTCAACAAGTTTGCAACCGATACAGATGAAGAAATTGAAGTATTGCGCAAGCATTGCGAGGAGATGGGTTGCGGTTTCGCCGTAAACAGCGCCTTTGCCGAAGGCGGAAACGGTGCCATTGAACTTGCCAACCTCGTAGTGAAGACCATTGATGAGCGTCCATCAGCCCCTCTCTATTTTGCTTACGATGATAACGATAGCGTTGAGGAGAAGATAGAAAAGGTTGCATTCAATCTTTACGGAGCAGGCAGCGTGACATTGAGCGATTCTGCCAAGGCGATGATTGAAGAGATCAAGAAACTGGGTGCTGAAAAGTTCCCTATCTGTATTGCCAAGACTCAGTACAGTTTCTCTACCGATGCCAAGGCATACGGTCCTACAGAAGGTTTCGAACTCCACGTTCGCGACATCACCGTAAATATGGGTGCCGAGATGATTGTAGTCATCGCTGGTCCTATCATGCGTATGCCGGGCTTACCAAAGAGCCCACAGGCTGAGCGCATTGATGTAGTAAACGGTGAGATTACTGGTCTTTCTTAA
- a CDS encoding serine hydrolase translates to MARRLRKKRIAIILLTFTAIVGWTTHSCVSRCTSASDKNKAADSLPKVHINDSISNALTEGKEYHEMDSVIERYLKRWEINGAQLVITRNDSLLYARGFGMADKERGIRMEPNMLMRFASVSKLITAVGIMKLQEMKKLKLNEKVFGEKGILRDTVYNNSIKDKRYYDITVEQLLRHQAGFNNYAGDPVSSTRYIMMQNHLKTPPDHPTLLKILLKRHLGYTPGKGKCYSNLGYMILSMIIEKKSGMKYENFMQKYVLHPAGCYDMHIAGTYLKDRRPNETKYYMHGGSIPVYEYNNSGRLVEKCYGDTDLPRLSGAGAWCGSTAELSRFIASIDGLPHVKDILSKKSIEFMTREQADHQYSIGWNYTPKSNKPWIRTGSLAGTSAIVLKYPDNQCWILITNTSTWKGHGFSNDTMAFFEKLRKKYMANMPKKDLFL, encoded by the coding sequence ATGGCACGACGACTAAGAAAAAAACGCATAGCAATCATATTGCTTACCTTTACAGCAATCGTAGGATGGACTACACACAGCTGTGTATCTCGCTGTACATCAGCATCAGATAAGAACAAGGCGGCAGATTCGCTCCCTAAGGTTCACATCAACGATTCCATCTCAAATGCCCTGACAGAGGGGAAGGAATATCATGAGATGGACTCGGTAATAGAAAGGTATCTCAAGAGATGGGAAATCAATGGAGCCCAACTCGTCATCACCCGCAACGACTCGCTACTCTATGCCCGCGGATTCGGAATGGCGGATAAGGAGCGAGGCATCAGAATGGAGCCTAACATGCTGATGCGCTTCGCCTCTGTATCGAAACTGATTACAGCCGTAGGTATCATGAAGTTGCAGGAGATGAAGAAACTCAAGCTGAACGAGAAGGTGTTTGGCGAAAAGGGAATCCTGCGCGATACCGTTTACAACAACAGTATCAAGGACAAGCGATATTACGACATCACCGTAGAACAGTTGCTGCGCCATCAGGCTGGTTTCAACAATTATGCCGGTGACCCGGTATCTTCCACCCGCTACATCATGATGCAGAACCATCTCAAAACGCCACCTGATCACCCTACCCTGCTCAAGATTCTCTTGAAGCGCCACTTGGGCTATACTCCTGGCAAAGGCAAATGCTACAGCAATCTAGGCTACATGATTCTCTCCATGATTATAGAAAAGAAGAGCGGAATGAAATATGAAAACTTCATGCAGAAGTATGTGCTCCACCCAGCCGGCTGCTACGACATGCATATTGCGGGAACTTACTTAAAGGACCGCAGACCTAACGAGACGAAATACTACATGCATGGAGGAAGTATTCCGGTATACGAATATAACAACAGCGGCAGACTGGTAGAGAAATGCTATGGCGATACCGACCTTCCACGTCTCTCGGGTGCAGGTGCCTGGTGTGGTTCGACTGCAGAGTTGAGCCGCTTTATTGCCAGCATCGATGGTTTGCCACATGTCAAGGATATCCTCAGTAAGAAGAGTATCGAGTTTATGACGCGCGAGCAGGCTGACCACCAATACTCTATCGGCTGGAACTATACACCAAAGAGCAACAAACCATGGATTCGTACAGGTTCGCTGGCTGGCACATCAGCCATTGTCTTGAAATATCCGGATAACCAATGCTGGATTCTCATCACGAACACATCCACCTGGAAGGGACATGGTTTCTCTAACGATACAATGGCTTTCTTCGAGAAACTGAGAAAGAAATATATGGCAAACATGCCAAAGAAAGACTTGTTCTTATAA
- a CDS encoding metallophosphoesterase, which produces MKKVLKKVLRSIFYIVVMSVLAFLPDFWLWHIGVSEWPLLLAILWWVPSLLLVLAEVGLQMGFFHKLSVRVLFTTILFSAFPKVVFILFDAFLPCFFALIPALGVMGWFAFGFIEGWKRLELKHITFTSPDLPPYFDGYRLVQITDFHLGSFPPGNDFVQKVVDATNNEEPDMILFTGDLVNNQAGEVEPYLDTLGQLHASDGIYSIWGNHDYCEYGNNHSIGALKRNRRMLYGYQESLGWHQLMNEHHVVSHGMASIAVIGVENPGQPPFTNRSNLKKAMKGLNPDMFKILLSHDPHHWRREVVGKKIQLTLAGHTHAGQLKIGKWTPARMAFKEWGGAYRIGEQMLYVSSGIGGSFPFRLGAWPELTVITLKRDL; this is translated from the coding sequence ATGAAGAAGGTATTAAAAAAGGTATTAAGATCCATATTCTATATAGTAGTCATGTCGGTTCTGGCATTCCTGCCCGACTTCTGGCTTTGGCACATCGGGGTGAGTGAGTGGCCTTTGCTGCTAGCCATCTTATGGTGGGTTCCCTCGTTGTTACTTGTTCTTGCCGAAGTGGGGTTGCAGATGGGGTTCTTCCATAAGTTGTCAGTCCGTGTACTCTTTACTACCATACTTTTCTCGGCATTCCCTAAGGTTGTCTTCATCCTGTTCGATGCATTTCTTCCTTGTTTTTTTGCTCTGATTCCAGCTTTGGGTGTAATGGGGTGGTTTGCCTTCGGCTTTATAGAGGGTTGGAAGCGGTTAGAACTGAAACATATTACCTTTACCTCGCCCGATTTGCCACCTTATTTTGATGGTTACCGTCTGGTACAGATTACCGACTTTCATCTCGGTTCGTTTCCTCCCGGCAATGATTTCGTGCAGAAGGTGGTGGATGCGACCAACAATGAAGAACCCGATATGATTCTCTTTACGGGCGATCTGGTCAATAACCAAGCCGGCGAAGTGGAGCCTTATCTGGATACGCTGGGGCAGCTTCATGCGTCAGATGGCATCTATTCTATCTGGGGAAATCATGATTATTGTGAATATGGCAACAATCATTCTATTGGCGCTTTGAAGAGAAACCGCCGTATGCTTTATGGTTATCAGGAAAGTTTGGGGTGGCATCAGCTGATGAACGAACATCATGTGGTGAGTCATGGTATGGCATCTATCGCTGTAATAGGCGTAGAGAATCCCGGTCAGCCTCCTTTCACCAATCGCAGTAATCTGAAGAAAGCGATGAAGGGGTTGAATCCAGATATGTTTAAAATCCTCTTGAGTCATGATCCTCACCATTGGCGCAGAGAAGTAGTTGGTAAGAAGATACAACTTACTCTGGCGGGACATACGCATGCCGGACAATTGAAAATAGGTAAGTGGACGCCTGCCCGCATGGCTTTCAAAGAGTGGGGCGGAGCTTACCGGATTGGTGAGCAGATGCTCTATGTATCATCGGGTATTGGTGGTTCTTTCCCTTTCCGCCTAGGCGCATGGCCTGAACTGACAGTTATCACGCTGAAACGTGATTTATAG
- a CDS encoding epoxyqueuosine reductase QueH, with protein sequence MKISVEEQYKYVKLTLPDGSKVEGQAVLLHACCAPCSAAIVECMLRNGMKPTVYFSNSNIYPQQEYDVRKHELKRFLEAQNVPYVEDEYDHHEWLSVIKGLEDEPERGSRCSVCFQFRLSHAAKYAQEHGFHLLTTTLASSRWKNIRQIDTAGHLAVEAYPDVEWWDMNWRKGGLQNRRGELLRINEFYNQLYCGCEFSMR encoded by the coding sequence ATGAAGATTTCTGTAGAAGAACAATATAAATACGTAAAACTTACTCTCCCGGATGGAAGCAAGGTTGAAGGTCAGGCTGTCTTGTTGCATGCCTGTTGTGCACCTTGTTCGGCGGCTATCGTAGAATGTATGCTTCGTAATGGTATGAAGCCTACTGTATATTTCAGTAACAGTAATATCTATCCTCAGCAGGAGTATGATGTTCGTAAACATGAACTGAAACGATTTCTGGAAGCCCAGAATGTACCTTATGTAGAGGATGAGTATGATCATCATGAGTGGCTTTCTGTTATTAAGGGTTTAGAGGATGAGCCCGAGCGTGGCAGCCGTTGTTCTGTCTGCTTTCAGTTCCGCCTCTCTCATGCAGCCAAGTATGCGCAGGAGCATGGATTTCACCTTCTTACTACCACGTTGGCATCTTCGCGCTGGAAGAATATCAGGCAGATAGATACTGCCGGTCATCTTGCCGTTGAGGCTTATCCTGATGTAGAATGGTGGGATATGAATTGGCGGAAGGGCGGTTTGCAGAATCGCCGAGGTGAACTCTTGAGAATCAATGAATTCTATAATCAGTTATATTGTGGTTGTGAATTCAGTATGAGATAA